One part of the Arabidopsis thaliana chromosome 4, partial sequence genome encodes these proteins:
- a CDS encoding formin-like protein (DUF1421) (Protein of unknown function (DUF1421); CONTAINS InterPro DOMAIN/s: Protein of unknown function DUF1421 (InterPro:IPR010820); BEST Arabidopsis thaliana protein match is: Protein of unknown function (DUF1421) (TAIR:AT5G14540.1); Has 35333 Blast hits to 34131 proteins in 2444 species: Archae - 798; Bacteria - 22429; Metazoa - 974; Fungi - 991; Plants - 531; Viruses - 0; Other Eukaryotes - 9610 (source: NCBI BLink).) has translation MARSSVFPTSSYSPPEDSLSQDITDTVERTMKMYADNMMRFLEGLSSRLSQLELYCYNLDKTIGEMRSELTHAHEDADVKLRSLDKHLQEVHRSVQILRDKQELADTQKELAKLQLVQKESSSSSHSQHGEDRVATPVPEPKKSENTSDAHNQQLALALPHQIAPQPQVQPQPQPQQHQYYMPPPPTQLQNTPAPVPVSTPPSQLQAPPAQSQFMPPPPAPSHPSSAQTQSFPQYQQNWPPQPQARPQSSGGYPTYSPAPPGNQPPVESLPSSMQMQSPYSGPPQQSMQAYGYGAAPPPQAPPQQTKMSYSPQTGDGYLPSGPPPPSGYANAMYEGGRMQYPPPQPQQQQQQAHYLQGPQGGGYSPQPHQAGGGNIGAPPVLRSKYGELIEKLVSMGFRGDHVMAVIQRMEESGQPIDFNTLLDRLSGQSSGGPPRGW, from the exons ATGGCAAGGTCTTCGGTTTTCCCTACAAGCTCTTACAGTCCACCAGAGGATTCTTTGAGCCAAGACATTACTGACACTGTCGAAAGGACCATGAAGATGTATGCTGATAACATGATGCGCTTTCTTGAAGGCCTCAGTTCACGCTTGTCTCAGCTTGAACTCTACTGCTACAACCTTGATAAGACCATTGGAGAAATGAGATCGGAGTTGACTCATGCACATGAGGATGCCGATGTGAAGCTTAGATCTCTCGACAAACATCTTCAAGAG GTGCATAGGTCTGTCCAGATTCTTAGAGACAAACAAGAGCTAGCAGATACTCAGAAAGAGCTAGCGAAGCTACAACTTGTGCAGAAAGAGTCATCTTCGTCGTCTCACTCTCAACATGGTGAGGACCGTGTCGCCACTCCTGTTCCAGAGCCTAAGAAGAGCGAGAACACCTCTGATGCACACAACCAGCAGCTTGCACTTGCTTTGCCTCACCAAATAGCCCCACAGCCACAGGTGCAGCCGCAGCCACAGCCACAACAACATCAGTATTACATGCCTCCTCCTCCTACACAGCTTCAAAACACACCTGCACCGGTGCCCGTTTCTACTCCACCATCACAACTTCAAGCACCACCAGCGCAGAGTCAGTTCATGCCCCCACCTCCTGCTCCATCTCACCCAAGCTCAGCCCAAACTCAGTCATTCCCGCAGTACCAGCAAAACTGGCCACCCCAACCACAAGCCAGGCCACAGTCAAGTGGAGGCTACCCAACATACTCGCCTGCACCACCAGGCAACCAACCGCCAGTAGAATCGTTGCCAAGCAGCATGCAGATGCAATCACCATACTCTGGACCTCCTCAACAGTCTATGCAAGCTTACGGATACGGTGCTGCACCACCACCACAGGCTCCTCCTCAGCAGACAAAGATGTCTTACAGCCCCCAGACTGGCGATGGGTATCTACCCTCAggacctcctcctccttccgGGTATGCCAATGCCATGTATGAAGGTGGGCGAATGCAATACCCACCACCTCAGccgcagcagcagcagcagcaagcCCATTACTTGCAAGGTCCACAAGGTGGTGGATACTCTCCCCAGCCGCACCAGGCAGGTGGCGGTAACATTGGTGCACCACCTGTGTTGAGATCAAAATACGGTGAACTGATAGAGAAGCTAGTGAGCATGGGTTTCAGAGGAGACCATGTCATGGCTGTTATTCAGCGGATGGAAGAGAGTGGCCAACCCATCGACTTCAACACCCTCCTCGACAGATTGAGTGGGCAGTCCTCAGGAGGACCTCC
- a CDS encoding formin-like protein (DUF1421) (Protein of unknown function (DUF1421); CONTAINS InterPro DOMAIN/s: Protein of unknown function DUF1421 (InterPro:IPR010820); BEST Arabidopsis thaliana protein match is: Protein of unknown function (DUF1421) (TAIR:AT5G14540.1); Has 69579 Blast hits to 42038 proteins in 1735 species: Archae - 58; Bacteria - 7637; Metazoa - 28439; Fungi - 15188; Plants - 8838; Viruses - 1343; Other Eukaryotes - 8076 (source: NCBI BLink).), producing MASGSSGRVNSGSKGFDFGSDDILCSYDDYTNQDSSNGPHSDPAIAASNSNKEFHKTRMARSSVFPTSSYSPPEDSLSQDITDTVERTMKMYADNMMRFLEGLSSRLSQLELYCYNLDKTIGEMRSELTHAHEDADVKLRSLDKHLQEVHRSVQILRDKQELADTQKELAKLQLVQKESSSSSHSQHGEDRVATPVPEPKKSENTSDAHNQQLALALPHQIAPQPQVQPQPQPQQHQYYMPPPPTQLQNTPAPVPVSTPPSQLQAPPAQSQFMPPPPAPSHPSSAQTQSFPQYQQNWPPQPQARPQSSGGYPTYSPAPPGNQPPVESLPSSMQMQSPYSGPPQQSMQAYGYGAAPPPQAPPQQTKMSYSPQTGDGYLPSGPPPPSGYANAMYEGGRMQYPPPQPQQQQQQAHYLQGPQGGGYSPQPHQAGGGNIGAPPVLRSKYGELIEKLVSMGFRGDHVMAVIQRMEESGQPIDFNTLLDRLSGQSSGGPPRGW from the exons ATGGCGTCTGGATCTTCGGGTCGGGTCAACTCAGGATCCAAAGGTTTCGATTTTGGCTCCGATGATATCCTTTGCTCTTATGATGACTACACCAACCAAGACTCCTCTAATGGTCCTCACTCCGATCCTGCGATCGCTGCTTCCAACTCCAACAAG GAATTCCATAAAACAAGGATGGCAAGGTCTTCGGTTTTCCCTACAAGCTCTTACAGTCCACCAGAGGATTCTTTGAGCCAAGACATTACTGACACTGTCGAAAGGACCATGAAGATGTATGCTGATAACATGATGCGCTTTCTTGAAGGCCTCAGTTCACGCTTGTCTCAGCTTGAACTCTACTGCTACAACCTTGATAAGACCATTGGAGAAATGAGATCGGAGTTGACTCATGCACATGAGGATGCCGATGTGAAGCTTAGATCTCTCGACAAACATCTTCAAGAG GTGCATAGGTCTGTCCAGATTCTTAGAGACAAACAAGAGCTAGCAGATACTCAGAAAGAGCTAGCGAAGCTACAACTTGTGCAGAAAGAGTCATCTTCGTCGTCTCACTCTCAACATGGTGAGGACCGTGTCGCCACTCCTGTTCCAGAGCCTAAGAAGAGCGAGAACACCTCTGATGCACACAACCAGCAGCTTGCACTTGCTTTGCCTCACCAAATAGCCCCACAGCCACAGGTGCAGCCGCAGCCACAGCCACAACAACATCAGTATTACATGCCTCCTCCTCCTACACAGCTTCAAAACACACCTGCACCGGTGCCCGTTTCTACTCCACCATCACAACTTCAAGCACCACCAGCGCAGAGTCAGTTCATGCCCCCACCTCCTGCTCCATCTCACCCAAGCTCAGCCCAAACTCAGTCATTCCCGCAGTACCAGCAAAACTGGCCACCCCAACCACAAGCCAGGCCACAGTCAAGTGGAGGCTACCCAACATACTCGCCTGCACCACCAGGCAACCAACCGCCAGTAGAATCGTTGCCAAGCAGCATGCAGATGCAATCACCATACTCTGGACCTCCTCAACAGTCTATGCAAGCTTACGGATACGGTGCTGCACCACCACCACAGGCTCCTCCTCAGCAGACAAAGATGTCTTACAGCCCCCAGACTGGCGATGGGTATCTACCCTCAggacctcctcctccttccgGGTATGCCAATGCCATGTATGAAGGTGGGCGAATGCAATACCCACCACCTCAGccgcagcagcagcagcagcaagcCCATTACTTGCAAGGTCCACAAGGTGGTGGATACTCTCCCCAGCCGCACCAGGCAGGTGGCGGTAACATTGGTGCACCACCTGTGTTGAGATCAAAATACGGTGAACTGATAGAGAAGCTAGTGAGCATGGGTTTCAGAGGAGACCATGTCATGGCTGTTATTCAGCGGATGGAAGAGAGTGGCCAACCCATCGACTTCAACACCCTCCTCGACAGATTGAGTGGGCAGTCCTCAGGAGGACCTCC